In Aphanothece sacrum FPU1, a genomic segment contains:
- a CDS encoding PEP-CTERM sorting domain-containing protein, with protein sequence MLSAVSGVGTAQAGILTPPPPDSTAAFSPVVNVGASGVRVKFLAASTCPVVGFAGVCDASGGANDGSLVPEVSTFDFLPPSGSGYGEFKVDNSQPDPTNSFSSARGGRIKDFVLPFLGQGERLNLNLPVNITAFLDFDPTGGDAVMDTFDATTLTSVVFQSTSPNSAVAQFSFNGIYHIDGQTFSGTVNISQPISGIDALEVIRRARRTNGFLTSYSGQTTVVPEPLTMLGAGAAFGFGSFFKRKISKTKKGDKAA encoded by the coding sequence ATGCTTAGTGCTGTATCCGGTGTTGGTACTGCCCAAGCTGGAATTTTAACTCCCCCTCCCCCTGACTCAACTGCTGCTTTTTCACCAGTTGTAAACGTCGGTGCTTCAGGAGTAAGGGTTAAGTTTTTGGCGGCTAGTACTTGTCCCGTTGTTGGTTTCGCTGGTGTTTGTGACGCTTCTGGTGGCGCGAATGATGGTTCTTTAGTCCCCGAAGTAAGTACTTTTGACTTTTTGCCCCCATCAGGTTCTGGATATGGCGAGTTCAAAGTAGATAACAGTCAACCCGATCCCACCAACTCTTTCTCTAGTGCTAGAGGTGGCAGAATAAAAGACTTTGTTCTACCTTTCTTAGGACAAGGTGAGCGACTAAACTTAAATCTACCTGTTAATATCACTGCATTCCTTGATTTTGATCCGACGGGTGGGGATGCCGTTATGGATACATTTGATGCAACCACACTCACAAGCGTTGTCTTCCAATCTACATCGCCCAATTCTGCCGTAGCTCAATTTAGTTTCAATGGAATTTACCACATCGATGGTCAGACGTTTAGTGGAACAGTTAACATCTCTCAACCTATCAGTGGCATCGATGCTCTCGAAGTTATCAGACGAGCACGCAGAACTAACGGCTTTCTTACAAGCTATTCTGGTCAGACCACTGTTGTTCCTGAACCCCTAACCATGTTAGGAGCAGGAGCAGCCTTTGGGTTTGGCTCTTTCTTTAAGCGCAAAATCTCTAAAACAAAAAAAGGTGATAAAGCCGCTTAG
- a CDS encoding Uma2 family endonuclease, whose translation MLQTPTQPETLSLELPSAIALHVTPEQFEALAAANRDLNLERTAEGELILNPPTGGESGRRNFSITGQLNRWCEEQEDLGEGFDSSTGFKLPNGANRSPDASWVSRKRWQLLTPQQRKGFVALCPDFVVELRSESDSLSKLQAKMLEYLDNGASLGWLIDPQNRRVEIYRPGRDVELLANPTELSGEDVLPGFVLNLRRIFT comes from the coding sequence ATGCTACAAACACCAACCCAACCAGAAACCCTATCCCTTGAGTTACCAAGTGCGATCGCCCTTCACGTTACTCCAGAACAGTTCGAGGCACTCGCAGCAGCGAACCGTGACTTAAACCTAGAACGTACAGCAGAAGGAGAATTAATCTTGAATCCACCCACGGGAGGGGAATCAGGTCGAAGAAATTTTAGCATTACTGGGCAACTTAATCGTTGGTGTGAAGAACAGGAGGATTTAGGAGAAGGCTTTGACTCTTCCACTGGATTTAAGCTACCCAACGGGGCGAATCGATCTCCTGATGCTTCCTGGGTTAGTCGCAAACGTTGGCAATTACTTACTCCCCAACAGCGAAAAGGCTTTGTTGCCCTTTGTCCAGATTTTGTGGTCGAATTGCGCTCTGAATCCGACAGCCTCTCGAAACTACAAGCCAAGATGCTAGAATACCTTGATAATGGAGCCAGTCTGGGATGGTTAATTGACCCCCAGAACAGACGGGTTGAGATTTATCGCCCTGGTAGGGATGTAGAATTGTTGGCAAATCCCACTGAACTGTCTGGGGAGGATGTACTGCCTGGGTTTGTTCTCAATCTAAGACGAATATTTACGTAA
- a CDS encoding ABC exporter membrane fusion protein, with amino-acid sequence MLGNPGKSLYQGKPETTQNQKLPRFLWLMAFTGWGTLFAIGFFFYGMPLMRQQLAQSSPSPLSPESQTPSGVAALGYLEPKGETIKVSAPAFQEGARINQLLVQRGDQVKVNQLIAILDSRDRFQSALEQAKTQVRIAQANLAKVKAGAKQGDINAQNARFLGTQAELEGQMAVQRSTIANLEAQLLGEGNTQQATIERLKAELRNNTTECQRYQTLHQDGAVSVQEYDRVCLQQEITQKQLQEAEANLERIISTLQDQINAAKANLNRTITTLQTQIAENQAMLSSVSEVRPVDIQVAQSQLASAQVAVKQAEANLAFAYVKAPRAGQILKVHTWPGEMIQDHGIVELGETAQMYVTAEVYESDVTRVRQGQTTTITTYGVAGELQGRVEEIGLQVDKQKVLGTEPTADTDARVVEVKIRLNPKDSQRVAQLTNLQVNVIIDTSK; translated from the coding sequence ATGCTAGGAAACCCAGGAAAGTCGTTATATCAGGGAAAGCCAGAGACAACACAAAACCAAAAACTACCCCGATTTTTATGGCTGATGGCCTTTACTGGATGGGGGACACTGTTTGCCATCGGTTTCTTCTTCTATGGTATGCCTCTGATGCGCCAACAACTGGCCCAGTCTTCCCCCTCTCCCCTATCCCCAGAGAGTCAAACACCTTCTGGAGTAGCAGCATTAGGCTATTTAGAACCTAAAGGAGAAACTATCAAAGTGTCTGCTCCCGCTTTTCAAGAAGGGGCGCGGATCAATCAATTGCTAGTTCAACGGGGAGATCAAGTTAAAGTCAATCAACTCATTGCCATTCTTGATAGCCGCGATCGCTTTCAATCAGCTTTAGAACAAGCTAAAACCCAGGTAAGGATAGCTCAGGCTAATTTAGCTAAAGTGAAAGCAGGAGCTAAACAAGGGGATATTAACGCCCAAAATGCCAGATTTTTAGGTACTCAAGCAGAGTTAGAAGGACAAATGGCCGTACAGCGATCTACCATTGCTAACCTAGAAGCCCAATTACTCGGAGAGGGAAATACCCAACAAGCCACCATTGAGCGATTAAAAGCAGAATTACGCAATAATACGACTGAATGCCAACGCTATCAAACATTACATCAAGATGGAGCAGTATCGGTGCAAGAATATGATCGGGTGTGTTTACAACAGGAAATTACCCAAAAACAATTACAAGAAGCCGAAGCCAATCTAGAACGCATTATTAGCACCTTACAAGACCAAATTAATGCAGCTAAAGCTAATCTGAATCGTACCATTACCACCCTTCAGACACAAATTGCAGAAAATCAAGCTATGCTTAGTTCTGTTTCTGAAGTGCGCCCTGTGGATATACAAGTGGCTCAAAGTCAACTGGCATCTGCTCAAGTTGCGGTTAAACAAGCGGAAGCTAATTTAGCCTTTGCTTACGTGAAGGCCCCTAGAGCAGGTCAAATCCTAAAAGTCCATACTTGGCCAGGAGAAATGATTCAAGATCACGGCATTGTCGAATTAGGAGAAACTGCACAAATGTATGTCACAGCAGAGGTTTATGAAAGTGATGTAACACGAGTACGTCAGGGACAAACCACTACCATTACCACCTATGGCGTTGCCGGGGAGTTACAAGGAAGGGTTGAAGAAATTGGGTTACAGGTTGATAAACAAAAAGTGTTAGGAACTGAGCCAACTGCTGATACAGATGCTAGAGTAGTAGAAGTTAAAATCCGCCTCAACCCCAAAGATAGTCAACGGGTTGCCCAATTAACCAACTTACAAGTAAATGTCATTATTGACACTTCCAAGTGA
- the devC gene encoding ABC transporter permease DevC codes for MRFKLPTAWLQLKHKKMRLLVALAGVIFAVVIVFVQFGLKHSLFESAVRFHQSLQGDVFLISPKSNALIGMEAFNNRRLWQTLAFKEVDFISPIYLGFAQWQNPQDKKYWRKIFIIGIDPRHSVLNLSGMENNRYKLKIPENILFDQNSRSEFGSIISSVKEKGKVSTQLTQTGQTIKINVVGLFELGTSFGADGNILTSDVNFLRIFNKRPKTDIDVGLIKLKSGVNTEQFTRKLRAYLPKDVNVLSKQEYIEFEQNYWNSSTPIGFIFNLGIVLGIVVGIVVVYQILYSNVSEHLSEYATLKAIGYRNNYLLSMILQQATFIAVLGYIPGFLLSMIIYEVAKKATFLPIFMTLQRAIFVFILTLMMCFIAGVTAIKKLKEADPADIF; via the coding sequence ATGAGATTTAAACTTCCCACTGCTTGGCTACAACTCAAACACAAAAAAATGCGGCTATTAGTAGCACTTGCTGGCGTTATTTTTGCTGTTGTCATAGTTTTTGTTCAATTTGGACTAAAGCATAGTTTATTTGAAAGTGCAGTACGCTTTCATCAATCATTACAAGGAGATGTTTTTTTAATTAGCCCTAAATCCAATGCTTTAATCGGGATGGAAGCTTTTAATAATCGTCGTTTATGGCAAACATTAGCTTTTAAAGAAGTGGATTTTATTAGTCCAATTTATCTAGGTTTTGCTCAGTGGCAAAATCCTCAAGACAAAAAATATTGGCGTAAAATTTTTATTATTGGCATTGATCCAAGACACTCAGTTTTAAATCTGTCAGGTATGGAAAACAACCGATACAAGTTAAAAATCCCGGAAAATATATTATTCGATCAAAATTCTCGATCTGAATTTGGTTCCATTATTTCCTCTGTTAAAGAAAAGGGGAAAGTCTCTACCCAACTCACTCAGACCGGTCAAACGATAAAAATTAACGTAGTAGGTTTATTTGAATTAGGAACTTCTTTTGGGGCAGATGGTAATATTTTAACCAGTGATGTTAATTTTTTAAGAATTTTTAATAAACGTCCTAAAACGGATATTGATGTCGGATTAATTAAATTGAAATCAGGTGTTAATACTGAACAATTCACTCGTAAACTCAGAGCATACTTACCCAAAGATGTAAACGTTTTATCAAAACAAGAATATATAGAATTTGAGCAAAATTACTGGAATAGTAGTACACCAATTGGGTTTATTTTCAATTTAGGAATTGTTTTAGGAATTGTTGTCGGAATCGTTGTTGTTTATCAAATTCTTTATAGCAATGTATCAGAACATCTTTCTGAATATGCCACATTAAAAGCCATTGGTTATCGTAACAATTATCTATTATCAATGATTTTACAGCAAGCTACATTTATCGCAGTTTTAGGTTATATCCCTGGATTCCTGCTATCAATGATAATTTACGAAGTAGCGAAAAAAGCGACATTTTTACCTATTTTTATGACGCTTCAAAGAGCAATTTTTGTCTTTATTTTAACCCTCATGATGTGTTTCATTGCTGGTGTAACAGCTATTAAAAAGTTAAAAGAAGCTGACCCTGCCGATATTTTTTGA
- a CDS encoding PEP-CTERM sorting domain-containing protein (PEP-CTERM proteins occur, often in large numbers, in the proteomes of bacteria that also encode an exosortase, a predicted intramembrane cysteine proteinase. The presence of a PEP-CTERM domain at a protein's C-terminus predicts cleavage within the sorting domain, followed by covalent anchoring to some some component of the (usually Gram-negative) cell surface. Many PEP-CTERM proteins exhibit an unusual sequence composition that includes large numbers of potential glycosylation sites. Expression of one such protein has been shown restore the ability of a bacterium to form floc, a type of biofilm.) produces MRTLIKRFGLISGILLGGFSGVSSAQAAVLIPPPPTSTAAFTPIGNVGTAGAVVKLLNANKCPVVGFSGLCNSSGGNQGAGFAEVTTFDLLPPSGSGYGTFSVNNSQPDEEINVFSNATGGRIKDFVLPYFGTGTLTNLNVALNITAFLDFDPNNGDAVTDTFDATELSSIVFISTSPNSALAQFSFNGFYHIQTDSGVQKFQGTVNLSQPISGVNTAGVITRARTANGFTTSYSGQTSVSQIPEPATLAGLAAIAGSALLSGKLKKKC; encoded by the coding sequence ATGAGAACTTTGATAAAGCGATTTGGCTTAATTTCTGGTATTTTGCTCGGTGGTTTTTCCGGTGTTAGTTCAGCTCAAGCTGCAGTTCTAATTCCTCCTCCCCCTACCTCAACTGCGGCCTTTACCCCTATCGGAAACGTAGGTACGGCAGGAGCAGTTGTTAAGTTGTTGAATGCCAACAAATGTCCTGTTGTTGGTTTCTCTGGTCTGTGTAATAGTAGTGGTGGCAATCAGGGTGCTGGCTTCGCAGAGGTTACTACTTTTGACCTGCTTCCCCCATCAGGTTCTGGATATGGGACGTTCAGTGTTAATAACAGCCAACCCGATGAGGAAATCAATGTTTTCAGCAATGCTACGGGTGGGAGAATAAAAGACTTTGTTCTACCTTACTTTGGAACAGGCACCTTGACAAACTTAAATGTAGCTCTTAATATCACTGCATTCCTTGATTTCGATCCGAATAATGGGGATGCCGTTACTGATACATTTGATGCAACAGAACTGTCAAGCATTGTCTTTATCAGTACATCTCCTAACTCTGCCCTGGCTCAATTTAGTTTTAATGGATTTTACCATATCCAGACTGACTCAGGAGTCCAGAAGTTTCAGGGAACAGTTAATCTATCCCAACCTATCAGTGGTGTCAATACCGCAGGAGTTATTACACGAGCGCGTACCGCCAATGGCTTTACCACCAGCTATTCTGGTCAGACCAGCGTATCTCAAATACCTGAACCTGCTACTTTAGCCGGTTTAGCTGCGATTGCCGGCTCAGCACTTTTGTCTGGTAAACTCAAGAAAAAATGTTAA
- a CDS encoding DUF1350 family protein, which yields MEWQEISGSFVLVPRNPVAIIHFLGGAFVGTAPNFTYRWLLEQLGKEGYGVVATPFVNTFDHLAIARSVLNRFENIIDRLQTNNIVGQGYLPIYGIGHSMGCKLHLLIGSLFSVQRSGNILISFNNYPVKRAIPFLEQIDVDNSLNLEFTPSPEETKLIITKSYDIRRNLLIKFSKDNIDETNILNPILQERFTNMVVLRTLSGNHLTPLGQEINWQAGEVFTPLDAVGQWVKQNFARDLYGLKNEILLWLNPTKNFL from the coding sequence ATGGAATGGCAAGAAATATCTGGTAGCTTCGTACTTGTTCCCCGTAACCCTGTAGCTATCATTCACTTTTTAGGTGGGGCTTTTGTCGGCACTGCTCCTAATTTTACCTATCGTTGGTTATTAGAACAACTGGGAAAAGAAGGATATGGGGTAGTAGCTACTCCTTTTGTTAATACGTTCGACCATTTAGCGATCGCTCGTAGTGTTCTTAATCGCTTTGAGAATATTATAGATCGTTTGCAAACGAATAACATTGTAGGGCAGGGTTATTTGCCAATATATGGTATTGGTCATAGTATGGGTTGTAAGCTTCATTTATTAATTGGTAGTCTTTTTTCGGTACAAAGGTCAGGTAATATTTTAATTTCTTTTAATAATTATCCGGTAAAACGGGCAATTCCTTTTTTAGAACAGATTGATGTTGATAATTCTTTAAATTTAGAATTTACTCCTTCTCCTGAAGAAACTAAGTTAATTATTACCAAAAGTTATGACATTAGGAGAAATTTGCTAATTAAATTTAGTAAGGATAATATTGATGAAACTAATATTTTAAATCCCATCTTACAAGAAAGGTTTACAAATATGGTGGTGTTACGGACTTTATCGGGTAATCATTTAACCCCTTTAGGACAAGAAATAAACTGGCAAGCGGGGGAAGTTTTTACACCTTTAGATGCGGTGGGACAGTGGGTTAAACAAAATTTTGCTCGTGATTTATATGGACTTAAAAATGAGATTTTACTGTGGTTAAATCCAACTAAAAATTTTTTGTAG
- a CDS encoding flavin reductase family protein translates to MVALINVEVAEPDEIKEGINLLENKLKDGLPILKDALACLKCQLSERMEFEDHWLIYGI, encoded by the coding sequence GTGGTAGCATTAATTAATGTAGAAGTAGCAGAACCAGACGAAATTAAAGAAGGGATCAACTTATTAGAAAATAAGCTCAAAGATGGTTTGCCTATTCTTAAGGATGCTTTGGCTTGTTTAAAGTGTCAACTAAGCGAGCGCATGGAATTTGAGGATCATTGGCTGATCTACGGGATTTGA
- a CDS encoding RNA polymerase sigma factor — MTLQLFHVDQETLRQQILLDRIYQGDQSAFWELWNKHKDYLYAYCLRQMKHNTADAQDVLSISLLKAWEKLPKYASHITNIKGWLIRLIHNICIDLYRQKNRKFSTLENGKLIAIIDSNFLGYIFDSPDIIMMREELMIVIHQGIDSLPNNLKLPFILRFIEDKSYEQISQEMNITQPNVRKRIQQARAILKKNLNPYVMGGNYLDCFAKPESNLPSFNDLNRDHFISVTDHSPLIIKEDLEELFYCLYAAHLEISPSPLRREELTYV; from the coding sequence ATGACATTACAACTGTTTCATGTTGATCAGGAAACTCTTCGGCAACAAATCCTACTAGATCGAATCTATCAAGGTGATCAATCTGCTTTTTGGGAGTTATGGAATAAACATAAAGACTATCTTTATGCTTATTGTTTAAGACAGATGAAACATAATACAGCAGATGCTCAAGATGTTCTTAGTATTTCCCTGTTAAAAGCTTGGGAAAAACTGCCAAAATATGCTTCACATATTACAAACATAAAAGGTTGGCTAATTCGCCTAATTCACAACATTTGTATAGATCTATATCGACAAAAAAATCGTAAATTTAGCACGCTTGAAAATGGAAAATTAATTGCAATAATTGATAGTAATTTTCTAGGATATATTTTTGATTCTCCTGATATAATTATGATGCGTGAAGAGCTTATGATTGTTATTCATCAAGGCATTGATAGTTTGCCAAATAATCTTAAATTACCTTTTATTTTAAGATTTATAGAAGATAAATCCTATGAACAAATTTCGCAAGAAATGAATATTACACAACCGAATGTACGCAAGAGAATACAACAAGCAAGAGCCATCTTAAAAAAGAATCTCAACCCATATGTTATGGGAGGTAATTATTTAGACTGTTTTGCCAAACCAGAAAGTAATCTTCCTTCTTTTAATGATTTAAATAGGGATCATTTTATCTCTGTAACAGATCATTCTCCCTTAATCATAAAAGAAGATCTCGAAGAACTTTTTTATTGTCTATATGCAGCCCATTTAGAGATATCACCATCTCCATTGCGTCGGGAAGAACTCACTTATGTTTAA
- a CDS encoding tetratricopeptide repeat protein produces MFKSTLTNVVSVNFPNQAQIEVHLTVDSTPSQQQKKLKTLSQYIQKYPSGWKKRLELADLLYALGDWDNAIKEYQTVLKRKPTLIEVWLKIGHIFHLRWATKEAIHSYESALALCSNDAIKEQIKGLIESCQGRYQAALKVIQVATTLNPDNAAHWFALGITYLRMESPGEALQTFEEFFKLKPNDIKGLYYSHDALLAMGKIETAQKKLAIALKLAPNHINVLERVIAHRLRQRLVTENEDKKTWLLIDQALKLAPDAVNIQALLAYYYLFRGEPTKGLTILQRLIKDHWNNPGGWYHYAHCLFYLDKRQEAATAILKAYQLYQKDWEINRTLCEMLPLVGKLEPLKPLVAEILENFPERWSVWATTGRVLVEHFQDIEQGSYLSAQAINLQPQLSDAWCHHGRVLTLGGKHREAIEVLEQGWQCLPEGESCLQSVLLAAQLGENYRNLGEKVHSRCWWDLTAYHAQKLMNFHPTFGDYWQNRAAQALEDNYKIKSVYFPSLNQFLA; encoded by the coding sequence ATGTTTAAATCAACCCTCACAAATGTTGTCTCAGTTAATTTTCCTAACCAAGCACAGATTGAAGTTCATTTAACGGTAGATTCAACCCCCAGTCAACAACAAAAAAAACTTAAAACCTTAAGTCAATATATTCAAAAATATCCTTCTGGTTGGAAAAAGAGATTAGAATTAGCAGATTTGCTCTATGCACTGGGAGATTGGGACAATGCCATTAAAGAATATCAAACAGTCTTAAAACGAAAACCAACATTAATAGAAGTTTGGTTAAAAATAGGTCATATTTTTCATTTAAGATGGGCAACTAAAGAAGCTATTCACTCCTATGAAAGTGCATTAGCTTTATGTTCCAACGATGCCATAAAAGAGCAAATTAAGGGATTAATTGAATCTTGTCAAGGTCGTTATCAAGCGGCTCTCAAAGTCATTCAAGTTGCTACTACATTAAACCCGGATAATGCAGCTCATTGGTTTGCATTAGGAATCACTTACCTGCGAATGGAGTCTCCTGGAGAAGCTTTACAAACATTTGAGGAGTTTTTCAAACTCAAACCTAACGATATCAAAGGATTGTATTATAGCCATGATGCACTCTTAGCTATGGGAAAAATAGAAACTGCCCAGAAAAAATTAGCCATAGCCTTAAAATTAGCCCCTAATCATATTAATGTGTTGGAGCGAGTGATTGCCCATCGCTTGAGACAAAGATTAGTGACAGAAAATGAGGATAAAAAAACCTGGTTACTGATTGACCAAGCATTAAAATTAGCCCCTGATGCGGTCAATATTCAAGCCTTACTTGCTTATTATTATCTATTTCGAGGAGAACCCACTAAAGGACTAACGATACTACAGAGATTGATTAAGGATCATTGGAATAATCCCGGAGGTTGGTATCATTATGCTCATTGTTTATTTTATCTAGATAAACGTCAAGAAGCAGCTACAGCGATTCTCAAAGCGTATCAACTGTATCAAAAAGATTGGGAAATTAACCGCACCTTGTGCGAGATGTTGCCCTTAGTGGGAAAATTAGAGCCATTAAAGCCCTTAGTTGCCGAAATTTTAGAAAATTTTCCTGAACGTTGGAGTGTTTGGGCCACCACTGGCCGGGTATTAGTGGAACATTTTCAAGACATAGAACAAGGTAGCTATTTATCAGCCCAAGCGATTAATCTTCAACCCCAATTATCTGATGCTTGGTGTCATCATGGCCGAGTATTGACCCTTGGTGGTAAACATCGGGAGGCCATTGAAGTGCTTGAGCAAGGATGGCAATGCTTACCAGAGGGGGAAAGCTGTTTACAGTCGGTACTTTTGGCGGCACAACTGGGAGAAAATTATCGAAATCTAGGGGAAAAAGTTCATAGTCGTTGTTGGTGGGATTTGACCGCTTATCATGCTCAAAAATTGATGAATTTTCATCCTACTTTTGGAGATTATTGGCAAAATCGGGCTGCTCAAGCTTTAGAAGATAATTATAAGATCAAATCGGTTTATTTTCCCAGTTTAAACCAATTTTTGGCTTAA
- a CDS encoding L-histidine N(alpha)-methyltransferase — protein MLINRVKTQPKPEFYQSFSQSEVQDIIQGLLEYKEIPFKYFYKDQMTTVWDQSVKNAQLAANSTTQSDMAFLDNNFNIIEQKKSEFERVNVIDIGPGNSYPVKHFLNRLDKLDWLNCYAAIDLSQDMLNLSQKNINSWFPQVEFKRYILDFERQNFQKIALENKTNSAGLKIINILLYLGETIGNHRDRLNVLNNFQKSLGNEDILMLSYSLRLPNLFPHFDYQKHISHNAYKYLIDLLRINPHDCEFIGGFNEDNYNYFSSIVFHENYLIEFDLQKEIKPVCLNKGDEIEIYRHFKYPLGDNFEVTSFLQEMEQASLQVNLCNIDILNLRALAICQKK, from the coding sequence ATGCTCATAAATAGGGTGAAAACTCAACCTAAACCAGAATTCTATCAAAGTTTTTCTCAATCAGAAGTACAGGATATTATTCAGGGTTTATTGGAGTATAAAGAAATTCCTTTTAAGTATTTTTATAAAGACCAAATGACAACAGTTTGGGATCAGTCTGTTAAAAACGCTCAATTAGCTGCTAACAGTACAACCCAAAGTGATATGGCTTTTCTGGACAATAATTTTAATATTATTGAGCAGAAAAAATCAGAATTTGAGCGAGTCAATGTTATTGATATTGGGCCCGGTAATTCTTATCCTGTAAAACATTTTCTTAACCGACTTGATAAACTAGACTGGTTAAATTGTTATGCTGCTATTGATCTGAGTCAAGATATGTTGAATTTGTCGCAAAAAAATATCAACTCTTGGTTTCCTCAAGTAGAATTTAAGAGGTATATTTTAGATTTTGAACGGCAAAATTTTCAAAAGATTGCCCTTGAAAATAAAACTAACTCCGCAGGATTGAAAATTATTAATATTTTGCTTTATTTAGGGGAAACTATTGGCAATCATAGAGATAGATTAAATGTCCTTAATAATTTCCAGAAAAGTTTGGGGAATGAGGATATTTTAATGTTGAGCTATTCTTTAAGATTGCCTAATTTATTTCCTCACTTTGACTATCAAAAGCATATTTCACACAATGCATACAAATATTTGATTGATTTATTAAGAATTAATCCTCATGATTGTGAATTCATTGGAGGATTTAATGAGGATAATTACAATTATTTTAGCAGTATTGTTTTTCATGAGAATTATCTTATAGAGTTTGATCTGCAAAAAGAAATTAAACCAGTTTGTTTAAATAAAGGAGATGAAATTGAGATTTATAGACATTTTAAATATCCTTTAGGGGATAATTTTGAAGTGACTAGCTTTTTGCAAGAAATGGAACAAGCTAGTTTACAAGTTAATCTTTGCAATATCGATATTCTCAATCTTCGTGCCTTAGCTATTTGCCAGAAAAAATAG
- a CDS encoding RebB family R body protein, with translation MADIVNPQITDAVATTNVKVLAEVPAYAMGIVYQTMSHSLSLVMENASDGQTNMQKVNSAIASAAATKIMQLIGK, from the coding sequence ATGGCAGATATTGTCAACCCCCAGATTACAGACGCGGTTGCCACAACTAATGTTAAGGTACTCGCTGAAGTACCCGCCTATGCAATGGGGATAGTTTATCAAACGATGTCTCATTCTCTAAGTTTGGTGATGGAAAATGCTTCAGACGGCCAAACTAATATGCAGAAGGTGAATAGCGCGATCGCTTCTGCGGCTGCTACAAAAATTATGCAGTTAATTGGCAAATAA
- a CDS encoding RebB family R body protein, which produces MTQSPSSHTNNDPIGNAPATALSSLEQMISSSLGLAVQNAVLAQQQGNILHQAVTTLGIEQLYAVTSSSSAVSDTFQKTIDQLKQVMELSKESQNAK; this is translated from the coding sequence ATGACTCAATCCCCATCCTCACACACCAACAATGATCCTATTGGAAATGCACCTGCTACAGCCCTCAGTAGTCTTGAGCAGATGATATCATCATCTTTGGGTTTAGCGGTTCAAAATGCGGTTCTTGCTCAACAACAGGGCAATATTCTCCACCAAGCAGTCACTACTCTGGGGATAGAACAACTTTATGCGGTGACAAGTTCATCGTCTGCAGTGAGTGACACTTTCCAAAAGACAATCGATCAACTCAAACAAGTGATGGAATTATCCAAAGAATCTCAGAATGCTAAATAA